The genomic region TCGCGAAAGCCCCCAAGGACGAGAAGGCCGCACTCGTGGCCGAGGCCAAGGAGCTCAGCGAGAAGGTCAAGGAGGCGCAGCGTGCCGTGACCGTCGCCGAGGAAGAGGCCGAAACGGCATTCTCGGTGCTCGAGAACATCATCATCGAGGGTGTTCCCGCCGGCGGCGAAGAGGACTTCATCACGCTGCGCACGCACGGCGAGCCGCCCGTGTACGACTTCGAGCCGCGCGACCACCTCGAGCTCGGCGAGATGCTCGACGCGATCGACATGGAGCGCGGCACCAAGGTGTCGGGCGCGCGCTTCTACTTCCTCAAGGGCATCGGCGCGCGCCTCGAGCTCGCGCTCATGTCGCTGGGCCTCGACCGCGCACTGCAGGCCGGCTTCACGCCACTCATCCCGCCGACGCTCGTGCGCCCCGAGGTGATGCGGGGAACCGGGTTCCTCGGTCAGCACGCCGACGAGGTCTACCATCTCGACGCCGACGACCTGTACCTCGTGGGCACGAGCGAGGTGCCCCTCGCCGGCTACCACATGGACGAGATCATCGACTTCGACCGCGGTGCCAAGCGCTACGCCGGCTGGTCGACGTGCTACCGGAGCGAGGCGGGGTCGTACGGCAAGGACACCCGCGGCATCATTCGTGTGCACCAGTTCAACAAGCTCGAGATGTTCGTCTACACGACGCCCGAAGAGGCCGAGGCCGAGCACCTGCGTCTCGTCGCGATGCAGGAGGGCATGCTGCAGGACCTGGGTCTGAGCTATCGCGTGATCGACGTCGCCGCCGGCGACCTCGGCTCGAGCGCCGCCCGCAAGTACGACGTCGAGGCGTGGGTGCCCACGCAGGGCGCCTACCGTGAGCTGACGTCGACCTCGAACTGCACGACGTACCAGGCGCGGCGTCTCAACATCCGTCACCGCCTGCCCGCGGACCAGGGCGGCAAGACGCAGCACGTCGCGACGCTGAACGGCACCCTCGCCACCACGCGCTGGATCGTGGCGCTGCTCGAGACGCACCAGCGCGCGGACGGCTCGGTCCTCGTTCCCGAGGTGCTGCGCCCGTACTTGGGCGGACTCGAGGTCATGGAGCCGATCGCGTGACCGAAGCGCACCTGCCGCCGACGGGCGAAGTGAAGGTCGTGCGCCCGAGGCGCGCGGCCCGTCTCGTCGAGCGCGTGGCGCGCGACACCGAGGATCCGCACAAGCACGCCGAGCGCCTGCTGATCGTGCTCGATATCGACGGCACGGTGCTGCTCGAGGACGAGTCGCTCAGCCCCGGCGTGGTCGAAGCCGTCGAGCACGCGCACCGCGCCGGTCACCAGGTGATGCTCGCGACGGGCCGCAGCTGGGAGGGGACGCGCGGAGTGCTGCGGGTGCTCCAGATCGCGCCCGAGTACATCGTGTGCTCCAACGGCGCGGTCGTCCTCAAGCGCGAGGATGCCGATGAGCTCCGCTACCAGCGCTGGCACATCGAGACGTTCGACGCAGCCGAGGTGCTCGCGCACCTGCACGGGCACCTGCCCGACGCGCGGTACCTCGTGGAACTGCCCGACGGCGAGCGCCTGTACACCGAGTACCTCGACGACTGGAACCTCTTCGAGGCGCGCCGCGTGGAGTTCCCCGAACTGTCGGCGCACCCGGTGTGCCGCGTCGTCGTGGTCGCGCCCGAGCAGGCGTCCGACGACTTCCTCGAACTCGTCGAGCGCATCGGCCTGCACCAGGTCTCGTACGCCGTCGGCTGGACGGCGTGGCTCGACATCGCCCCGCTCGGCGTCGACAAGAGCACGGGGCTCGAGCGCGTGCGCGAGGAGCTGGGCATCGACCCCGCCCACGTCCTCGTGATCGGCGACGGGCGCAACGATGTCGGCATGTTCCAGTGGGCTCGGCGCAACGGCGGCCGCGCCGTCGCGATGGCCCAGGGTCCGCAGGAGGTGCGGGATGCCGCGACCGAGGTCACGGCATCCGTCGACGAGGGCGGCGTCGCCGAGGTCCTCCGCCACCTCTGAGGCGGCGTCCCGATCCTGATCGGCCGCACCATCCGCGGGGTCGCGTCGCGGCCGCGATCCGGATGGGTCTGTCCGGATGGTGCCGTCCGGTAAAATCGGATCCGTTCGACGAGCGTCCGGGGGGACGTCGACCCAGGCCCCCAGGAGGACGCGGATGAGAGAACCCCACCAGGTCAGGCGCGGCCGCCCGACGCTGGCCCGACACGGCCGCCTGTCGACGCCCCACCCGGTGTCGCTCATC from Microbacter sp. GSS18 harbors:
- the serS gene encoding serine--tRNA ligase — translated: MIDPVLLRDNPELIKRSQEARGESPETVDAAVAADQARRAAITAFEELRAAQNAHGKKVAKAPKDEKAALVAEAKELSEKVKEAQRAVTVAEEEAETAFSVLENIIIEGVPAGGEEDFITLRTHGEPPVYDFEPRDHLELGEMLDAIDMERGTKVSGARFYFLKGIGARLELALMSLGLDRALQAGFTPLIPPTLVRPEVMRGTGFLGQHADEVYHLDADDLYLVGTSEVPLAGYHMDEIIDFDRGAKRYAGWSTCYRSEAGSYGKDTRGIIRVHQFNKLEMFVYTTPEEAEAEHLRLVAMQEGMLQDLGLSYRVIDVAAGDLGSSAARKYDVEAWVPTQGAYRELTSTSNCTTYQARRLNIRHRLPADQGGKTQHVATLNGTLATTRWIVALLETHQRADGSVLVPEVLRPYLGGLEVMEPIA
- a CDS encoding HAD family hydrolase, which codes for MTEAHLPPTGEVKVVRPRRAARLVERVARDTEDPHKHAERLLIVLDIDGTVLLEDESLSPGVVEAVEHAHRAGHQVMLATGRSWEGTRGVLRVLQIAPEYIVCSNGAVVLKREDADELRYQRWHIETFDAAEVLAHLHGHLPDARYLVELPDGERLYTEYLDDWNLFEARRVEFPELSAHPVCRVVVVAPEQASDDFLELVERIGLHQVSYAVGWTAWLDIAPLGVDKSTGLERVREELGIDPAHVLVIGDGRNDVGMFQWARRNGGRAVAMAQGPQEVRDAATEVTASVDEGGVAEVLRHL